From a single Raphanus sativus cultivar WK10039 chromosome 3, ASM80110v3, whole genome shotgun sequence genomic region:
- the LOC108845094 gene encoding uncharacterized protein LOC108845094 has product MSDTFFWNVRGLNEPSKHCPLSNWLYRRPVSFGALLETHVKVESKHHILSAIRGGWSVVTNYEFSDLGKIWVLFRAPTQVRVLFKDLQSITCDDGTVFCYTAMYASNDEDTRKELWISLRDTYASFNLQNLPWLVVGDFNEILHPDETSNANISSTTRGMRCFGDLLSDTRLFDLHWTGPKFTWLNSRPSDPIGKKLDRYHSPGFIKLSSDPPSFGTRPFRFYNLLLKNSQFLNKVEQSWSVVGFRAGSLRDFGYKLKNLKRPMKSLLKDNYSDIEKRVAVAMEDLSLKQLLALNDPSSLNVQNEVDARRVWSELRVAEDSFFH; this is encoded by the exons atgtcGGATACATTTTTTTGGAACGTGCGTGGATTAAACGAACCATCAAAACACTGCCCACTATCTAACTGGCTGTATAGAAGACCAGTATCTTTTGGGGCGCTTTTAGAAACACATGTTAAGGTTGAAAGCAAGCATCATATTTTGTCAGCTATTAGAGGGGGTTGGTCTGTGGTGACTAACTATGAGTTTTCGGATCTTGGAAAGATTTGGGTGCTATTCAGGGCACCAACGCAAGTGAGAGTTCTTTTTAAAGACCTGCAATCTATCACCTGCGATGACGGGACGGTTTTCTGTTACACGGCAATGTACGCTTCAAATGATGAGGATACACGGAAGGAGCTCTGGATTTCTCTGCGTGATACCTATGCTTCCTTTAACCTTCAGAATTTACCATGGTTAGTTGTTGGTGATTTTAACGAAATACTGCATCCGGACGAGACTTCTAATGCTAACATCTCGTCAACAACTAGAGGAATGAGATGTTTTGGTGATTTATTATCAGACACTAGATTATTTGACCTGCATTGGACCGGCCCTAAGTTCACATGGCTCAACAGCAGACCTTCTGATCCTATTGGCAAGAAGTTGGACCGCT ACCACTCCCCGGGATTTATCAAGCTATCTTCTGACCCTCCGTCCTTCGGTACGAGGCCTTTCAGATTCTACAACCTTCTTCTAAAGAACTCTCAGTTCCTGAACAAGGTGGAACAATCCTGGTCAGTTGTTGGTTTTCGAGCTGGCTCCCTAAGGGACTTCGgttacaagttaaaaaatctaaagcGCCCTATGAAATCACTGCTCAAAGACAACTACAGTGACATTGAGAAAAGAGTGGCAGTAGCTATGGAGGACCTTTCATTGAAGCAGTTGCTGGCTCTAAACGATCCCTCTTCTCTTAATGTTCAGAACGAGGTTGACGCTCGCAGAGTCTGGTCTGAATTAAGAGTAGCGGAAGACAGTTTCTTCCATTAG